One window of Paenibacillus sp. FSL K6-3182 genomic DNA carries:
- the hemG gene encoding protoporphyrinogen oxidase → MRRIGKPDRIVIIGGGISGLSSAFYLQREAERQGRELEITIVDGAPALGGKINTLQRDGFVIEKGPDSFLARKLAIIDLAEELGIADELTTTNPGAKKTYILHQRKLFPMPAGLVLGVPTEIGPFVKTGLLSWGGKLRALMDLVLPVRKEQSDESLGGFLERRVGNQVMRRIAEPLLAGIYAGDLKKLSLQATFPQFAASERKHGSLIRGMQHNRKVSAAAGALPAVAKGGTFLTFKGGLSSLVNALDKALSKMQRRLSTKVVEIKRCADLALSSDQAVSSASEGARYEVVLDSGETLWADQIVMTAPAYNAAELLAPLTEVNELRAINYVSVANVVLAFDKATFGLDFDGSGFVVPRSEGLQITACTWTSNKWLHSSPNDKVLLRCYVGRSGDEESVRLPDAELIKAVRRDIEETMGIKAEPLFVEITRLPRSMPQYPVGHVENMKQLRERFEQELPGVWITGAAFDGVGLPDCIRQGKEAAQELLK, encoded by the coding sequence ATGCGGAGAATCGGAAAACCTGATCGAATTGTCATTATTGGCGGAGGGATCAGCGGACTGAGCTCCGCTTTTTATTTGCAGCGGGAAGCGGAGCGGCAAGGCAGGGAGCTGGAGATAACCATCGTAGATGGGGCTCCTGCCTTAGGCGGAAAAATTAATACGCTGCAGCGTGACGGGTTCGTCATCGAGAAAGGGCCGGATTCTTTTTTGGCGCGCAAGCTTGCCATCATTGATTTGGCGGAGGAGCTTGGCATAGCGGACGAGCTTACGACAACGAATCCAGGAGCGAAAAAAACATATATTTTGCATCAAAGAAAGCTGTTTCCGATGCCAGCGGGACTCGTGCTTGGGGTTCCGACTGAAATTGGGCCATTCGTGAAAACAGGCTTATTGTCATGGGGCGGCAAGCTGCGGGCGCTGATGGATTTGGTTCTGCCTGTTCGCAAGGAGCAAAGCGATGAGTCGCTTGGTGGTTTTTTGGAACGACGAGTGGGCAATCAAGTGATGCGGCGCATCGCGGAGCCGCTGCTTGCAGGTATTTATGCAGGTGATCTAAAAAAGCTAAGTCTGCAAGCTACGTTTCCGCAGTTTGCCGCGTCAGAGCGCAAGCATGGCAGCCTGATTCGCGGCATGCAGCATAACCGTAAAGTGAGTGCTGCTGCAGGAGCGCTTCCAGCCGTCGCAAAGGGTGGAACTTTTTTGACGTTTAAGGGTGGTTTGTCTTCGCTAGTTAACGCACTAGATAAAGCTTTGAGCAAAATGCAGCGACGACTCAGTACAAAAGTTGTGGAAATTAAACGATGTGCGGATCTAGCATTAAGCAGCGATCAAGCTGTTTCTAGTGCGTCAGAGGGGGCACGATATGAGGTTGTCCTTGATAGCGGGGAGACGCTGTGGGCGGATCAAATCGTGATGACGGCACCTGCATATAACGCGGCAGAGCTGCTTGCGCCTTTGACAGAAGTTAATGAGCTGCGCGCTATTAATTATGTATCCGTTGCGAACGTTGTACTGGCATTTGATAAAGCGACGTTTGGGCTCGATTTTGACGGTTCGGGATTTGTAGTGCCTCGCTCAGAAGGTTTGCAAATTACTGCTTGCACATGGACATCAAATAAATGGCTGCATTCGAGTCCGAATGACAAGGTGCTGCTTCGCTGCTATGTCGGACGGTCGGGTGATGAAGAAAGCGTTAGACTTCCGGATGCTGAGCTTATTAAGGCTGTGCGGCGAGATATTGAAGAAACAATGGGCATAAAGGCAGAGCCTTTGTTTGTTGAAATTACGAGGTTGCCGCGCTCCATGCCGCAATATCCGGTGGGTCATGTTGAGAATATGAAACAGCTGCGAGAACGCTTCGAACAGGAGCTGCCAGGAGTTTGGATTACAGGTGCAGCATTCGATGGAGTAGGTCTTCCGGACTGCATAAGACAGGGCAAGGAAGCTGCTCAAGAACTATTAAAGTAA
- the hemH gene encoding ferrochelatase, whose protein sequence is MSEHKAKQIGVLVMSYGTPESMDDVETYYTHIRRGNAPTPELLAELKGRYEAIIGGVFPLRENTNGQVAGLQDKLEQLAPNKFTCYQGLKHAKPYIEDGVEQMAKDGITQAVGIVLAPHFSTMSVGSYIKRAEEKAKELGIAMTFVKQYHMHPKLLEALTDRVVAGLERLDAATDGEERVKVLFSAHSLPEKIRELGDPYEQQLLETSAAVAKAANVKDWQFTWQSAGRTRDPWLGPDILETLPVLAEEGVKAVLVAPVGFVSDHLEVLYDLDIEAQAAAKELNMTLDRIAMLNRDPLYMETLAESVIEALDSQGKE, encoded by the coding sequence ATGTCTGAGCATAAAGCGAAACAAATAGGCGTACTTGTAATGTCCTACGGAACGCCGGAATCGATGGATGATGTTGAAACGTATTACACGCATATTCGCCGCGGCAATGCACCAACTCCTGAACTGCTTGCTGAGCTTAAGGGTCGTTATGAAGCAATTATAGGCGGGGTTTTCCCACTGCGTGAAAATACAAACGGTCAGGTTGCCGGCTTGCAGGACAAACTAGAGCAGCTGGCTCCTAATAAATTCACATGCTACCAGGGCTTGAAGCACGCAAAACCGTATATTGAAGACGGTGTTGAGCAAATGGCGAAGGACGGCATCACACAAGCAGTAGGAATCGTACTTGCGCCCCATTTTTCAACGATGAGTGTGGGCAGTTATATTAAGCGTGCGGAAGAAAAGGCGAAAGAGCTAGGTATCGCGATGACTTTCGTAAAGCAATACCATATGCATCCGAAATTGCTTGAGGCGCTAACGGATCGCGTTGTAGCTGGATTAGAACGCTTGGACGCTGCTACAGATGGTGAAGAGCGTGTGAAGGTGCTTTTTAGCGCACATAGCTTGCCTGAAAAAATTCGTGAGCTTGGTGATCCTTATGAGCAGCAGCTGCTTGAAACTTCCGCAGCGGTTGCGAAAGCAGCTAATGTGAAGGATTGGCAGTTTACTTGGCAAAGCGCAGGAAGGACAAGAGACCCTTGGCTTGGCCCTGATATTTTGGAAACATTGCCAGTGCTCGCTGAAGAAGGCGTAAAAGCAGTACTTGTTGCACCAGTTGGTTTCGTATCAGATCATTTGGAAGTGTTGTACGATCTTGATATTGAAGCACAAGCTGCTGCGAAAGAGCTGAATATGACTTTGGATAGAATTGCGATGCTGAATCGTGATCCTTTATATATGGAAACATTGGCAGAATCGGTCATCGAGGCTTTGGACAGCCAAGGGAAGGAATGA
- the hemE gene encoding uroporphyrinogen decarboxylase has protein sequence MSYNDRFIRACRKEQVDQLPVWYMRQAGRYDPEYRKIKEKYSLLEICKQPELAAEVTMMPVRKLGVDAAILYSDIMNPVASIGIDFDIVANIGPVIANPIRSAADVERLKPIDVEGDLGHVIETIRILDRELEVPLITFAGAPFTIASYLIEGRPSKNYLRTKEMMYSEPELWHELMRKLGDMVITYLRAHIAAGGKAFQLFDSWVGALTPADFRKFVLPTIERIFAELSDLPQPKIYFPGVSSGELLPELLNVKSDVIGLDWRISIAEGRRRLDHGFAVQGNLDPTILTAPISVIESYAKEIIDSGIEEPGFIFNLGHGLFPEASLEKLAQLTAFVQSYSKKAIAARSHKETSHV, from the coding sequence ATGTCTTATAACGACCGTTTCATACGGGCTTGCCGGAAGGAACAAGTAGATCAATTACCTGTATGGTACATGCGACAAGCGGGACGATATGATCCTGAGTATCGCAAAATAAAAGAGAAGTATTCTTTGCTTGAAATATGCAAACAGCCGGAGCTTGCGGCTGAAGTAACGATGATGCCTGTTCGTAAACTGGGTGTCGATGCAGCTATTTTGTATTCTGATATTATGAATCCAGTAGCATCTATCGGAATTGATTTTGATATTGTAGCTAATATTGGGCCCGTAATTGCGAACCCGATTCGTTCGGCTGCTGATGTTGAGCGCTTGAAGCCGATTGATGTGGAAGGCGATCTAGGCCATGTCATTGAGACGATTCGGATACTGGACCGTGAGCTGGAAGTGCCGTTAATTACGTTCGCTGGTGCACCATTCACCATCGCCAGCTATTTAATTGAAGGAAGGCCTTCGAAAAACTATTTGCGGACGAAAGAAATGATGTACAGCGAGCCGGAGCTATGGCATGAATTGATGCGTAAGCTTGGCGACATGGTCATCACTTATTTGCGCGCGCATATCGCGGCAGGCGGTAAAGCCTTTCAATTGTTCGACAGCTGGGTAGGCGCTTTGACGCCAGCGGATTTCCGGAAATTCGTCTTGCCGACGATTGAGCGTATTTTTGCAGAATTGTCAGACTTGCCGCAGCCGAAAATTTACTTCCCAGGCGTAAGCTCGGGAGAGCTGCTTCCAGAACTATTAAATGTCAAATCAGATGTCATCGGTCTCGACTGGCGGATTTCGATTGCAGAAGGCCGTCGGAGACTGGATCATGGTTTTGCCGTGCAAGGCAATCTAGATCCTACAATTCTGACTGCACCTATTAGCGTAATTGAGTCCTATGCGAAAGAGATCATTGATAGCGGAATAGAGGAGCCAGGATTTATTTTCAACCTTGGTCATGGTTTGTTCCCTGAAGCATCACTCGAGAAGCTGGCTCAGTTAACTGCATTCGTACAATCGTATTCTAAAAAGGCAATCGCTGCACGCAGCCATAAGGAGACTAGTCATGTCTGA